A DNA window from Massilia putida contains the following coding sequences:
- a CDS encoding copper homeostasis protein CutC, translated as MAEAITLEVCVDSVHGLAAAIDGGADRIELCAALETGGLTPTAGLLRAASACPVPVVAMIRPRGGDFCFDAPETRLMQDEIDAVAAAGLQGVVLGASLPDGRLDQRALERLVRRARDLGLRCTLHRAIDLCPDLAQATRAAADLGFERILTSGGARSAPEGLAGLERCFDAAAGRIAIMPGAGIHADNVDLLRARLPLTDLHASCSVPLPAPAPMVAALGFDAGGRRQTSSTLVARLKAKLVG; from the coding sequence ATGGCTGAGGCGATCACGCTGGAAGTCTGCGTCGACAGCGTCCACGGACTCGCGGCCGCGATCGACGGCGGCGCCGACCGCATCGAACTGTGCGCCGCGCTGGAAACCGGTGGCCTGACGCCGACGGCCGGCCTGCTGCGCGCGGCGTCAGCCTGCCCGGTGCCGGTGGTGGCCATGATCCGTCCGCGCGGCGGCGACTTTTGCTTCGACGCGCCGGAAACGCGGCTGATGCAGGACGAGATCGACGCGGTCGCCGCCGCCGGCCTCCAGGGCGTGGTGCTGGGCGCCTCGCTGCCGGACGGGCGGCTGGACCAGCGCGCGCTGGAACGGCTGGTCCGCCGCGCCAGGGACCTCGGGCTGCGCTGCACGCTGCACCGGGCGATCGACCTGTGCCCCGACCTGGCACAGGCGACCCGCGCGGCCGCCGATCTGGGCTTCGAGCGCATCCTCACTTCCGGCGGCGCCCGCAGCGCGCCGGAGGGCCTGGCGGGCCTGGAGCGCTGCTTCGATGCCGCCGCCGGCCGTATCGCCATCATGCCCGGCGCCGGCATCCACGCGGACAACGTGGATCTGCTGCGCGCGCGGTTGCCGCTGACCGACCTGCACGCGTCCTGCTCGGTGCCGCTGCCGGCCCCTGCACCGATGGTCGCCGCCCTCGGCTTCGATGCCGGCGGCCGCCGCCAGACCAGCAGCACCCTTGTCGCGCGCCTGAAAGCTAAACTCGTCGGCTGA